Proteins encoded in a region of the Dreissena polymorpha isolate Duluth1 chromosome 6, UMN_Dpol_1.0, whole genome shotgun sequence genome:
- the LOC127833975 gene encoding uncharacterized protein LOC127833975 has product MGCLYSRARTTIRHTRSFATTDVNGIARVPRLVLTGVNGTHSPRNGADGKAGTKNGNTRVLIKPPPPPPPPSPPHSPDSSPTFDVPGLNVQYAEDLEPVEQEMPDEVRARVLPQRNHISQQSNSVSTHVRSATGSHVRSHGLKETHEILHSDMALEELDTDTDITISGSRHHLSENERKNPSATDILIPRLKDDVSHGHSPTFLIRRKQQSGEPTQERHDSNALQLRTDTHNLSLQQNGAIPSQALHEPNSASQTGHELKQKLNHPIKFRSSPGDANAKPPHSRRHAKSPQPRHGAKSPYSRHSAKSPELRDGMISPKSRQGAKSPESRNDAKSPKTQINAKSPRTRQDAIPPQSRNAAKSAQSRQGARFPHLQDKTNKNADQDPEVLNNALPSVVRYDASLQLTDVSSDGDGDDIVFGNYSHNTHSNKGNESETLENNLSYTLETNNSLSFKDGSIDRNNGEQNVIDKSAVTISNKTQNEAIEPNVQRVASSPIPSTPKALYEQELQKSRDTRKRKRLRKRQKAEQTSRRPKPFDMGHQEANTMTPDVALQYRPTSGVSTWTANSRETLNSRNATQASTPFGSTDTLHSFDMDGTDAGAPYELPLYPHLQTGVTPISFNGLADDYPTGIIDLEDADHQAGNGSDDSWLDANKSTFDAWYGMKPYNVMGSSSRRDSDAHVPNSDPVASGPTSSALQTKQKLLYSRFARRPQSDSVLRMRGRPPLPPGKDVHLRPTSETQRKTQTFSRYFASDLDIR; this is encoded by the exons ATGGGGTGCCTGTACAGCAGAGCCCGGACGACCATACGTCACACGCGAAGCTTCGCCACGACGGACGTCAACGGAATTGCTCGAGTGCCGCGACTCGTGCTTACCGGAGTAAACGGCACACATTCCCCCCGAAACGGGGCGGACGGGAAAGCTGGAACTAAAAATGGAAACACTCGGGTGCTGATCAAACCTCCACCGCCGCCTCCTCCACCATCGCCGCCTCATAGTCCTGATTCTAGTCCGACGTTCGATGTCCCGGGATTGAACGTGCAGTACGCTGAGGACTTAGAGCCCGTTGAGCAGGAAATGCCGGATGAGGTGCGCGCGCGCGTGCTCCCACAAAGAAACCACATTTCCCAACAGTCCAACAGTGTTTCGACGCATGTGCGCAGTGCCACCGGAAGTCACGTTCGATCGCACGGACTTAAAGAGACTCACGAGATTTTACACAGTGATATGGCACTTGAAGAACTCGACACGGATACGGACATTACCATAAG TGGTTCCCGCCATCATTTATCGGAAAACGAGCGGAAGAATCCGTCTGCGACCGATATACTGATCCCTCGCCTTAAGGATGACGTGTCCCATGGCCACTCCCCGACGTTTCTAATCCGACGAAAACAGCAGAGCGGGGAGCCAACACAAGAGCGACATGACTCAAACGCGTTGCAGTTGCGGACAGACACGCACAATTTAAGTTTGCAGCAAAATGGTGCAATTCCCTCTCAAGCGCTACATGAACCAAATTCAGCTTCGCAGACTGGACATGAGTTAAAACAGAAGCTTAATCATCCCATAAAATTCAGGTCATCGCCTGGCGACGCAAACGCTAAGCCGCCCCATTCGCGAAGACACGCGAAATCACCTCAGCCACGACATGGCGCGAAATCACCATACTCGCGACACAGCGCGAAATCACCAGAATTGCGAGACGGCATGATATCACCGAAATCCCGACAAGGCGCGAAATCTCCAGAATCGCGAAACGACGCGAAATCACCGAAAACTCAAATCAACGCGAAATCACCACGTACCCGACAAGACGCGATACCACCGCAGTCCCGAAATGCAGCGAAATCAGCACAGTCGCGACAAGGCGCAAGATTCCCACACTTACaagacaaaacaaataaaaacgccGATCAAGACCCGGAAGTACTTAATAATGCGCTACCGAGTGTTGTTCGATACGACGCTAGCTTGCAGCTAACTGACGTTAGCAGTGACGGCGACGGAGACGACATTGTGTTCGGAAATTATTCACATAATACACACAGTAATAAAGGTAATGAGAGCGAAACACTTGAAAACAATCTTAGTTATACATTAGAGACAAACAATTCACTGTCGTTTAAAGACGGCTCGATTGACCGAAATAACGGTGAGCAAAACGTGATTGACAAAAGTGCTGTGACGatatcaaacaaaacacaaaatgaagcAATCGAGCCAAATGTCCAAAGAGTTGCCAGTTCCCCAATACCAAGCACGCCAAAGGCACTCTACGAGCAAGAGCTACAAAAAAGCAGGGACACTCGTAAACGAAAGCGCTTACGTAAGCGCCAAAAGGCAGAACAGACGTCGAGAAGGCCTAAACCTTTTGACATGGGACATCAGGAAGCCAATACTATGACTCCCGATGTAGCGCTGCAATATCGACCCACTTCCGGTGTGAGCACGTGGACGGCGAACAGCCGTGAGACCCTGAATAGCCGGAATGCCACGCAGGCGAGTACCCCATTTGGTAGCACAGACACTCTGCATAGCTTCGACATGGACGGGACCGACGCCGGCGCTCCATACGAGCTTCCATTATACCCGCACCTGCAGACGGGAGTGACTCCGATCAGCTTCAACGGGCTCGCCGACGACTATCCTACGGGCATCATCGATCTAGAAGACGCCGACCACCAGGCCGGAAACGGAAGTGACGATTCCTGGCTTGACGCAAACAAGTCCACGTTTGACGCCTGGTACGGCATGAAGCCGTATAACGTGATGGGTAGCAGCAGCAGGAGGGACTCTGACGCTCATGTTCCGAACTCAGATCCGGTTGCGAGTGGACCCACATCCAGTGCGCTGCAAACAAAACAGAAACTTTTGTATTCTCGATTCGCTCGCCGACCACAGTCGGACTCCGTGCTGCGCATGCGCGGACGGCCGCCACTTCCGCCAGGCAAAGACGTCCACTTAAGACCAACATCAGAAACACAAAGAAAAACACAAACCTTCTCTAGGTACTTTGCCTCAGACCTCGATATTCGCTGA